The region CCTTATTTTTATTTTCTTTTTTATACTATTTAAACACATGATATTTCTTCTTTAAAAAGTATTATTAGGAACATGTAAAAGTATTACGAAAATAGGGTAGGTTTCCTAAAATTAAGATTAATTAAATAAAATTCATTAGTAATCTATTATTTGATTTCCAACAATCTTAGGACAATTTACTTTTTTATTATCAAAAAGTTAATATTTTTTAGTAAAAATCTAAAAAAACAGAATCATCCCGATAAATAATAAATAAAAAAAATAAGAAAGCTATAGAATTAACTATAGCCAAATTAAACTATTCCTTGTGCATTCATTGCATCTACTACTTTTTCGAAACCAGCTATGTTTGCACCAGCTACGTAGTTTTTCTCAAGCCCGTAGGATTTAGCTGCTTCATCAACATTAGCAAAAATGTTTTCCATAATAGTTTTAAGTTTTCCATCAACTTCTTCAAAAGTCCAAGATAATCTTTGGGAATTTTGAGCCATTTCTAATGCAGAAGTAGCTACTCCACCCGCATTAGAAGCTTTTCCTGGTCCAAATAATACATCATTATCTTGTAAGTATTCAGTTGCTTCAATAGAAGTAGGCATGTTTGCACCTTCAGCAACTGCTACAACACCATTAGCTACTAATTGTTTAGCATCATCTAATAATAATTCATTTTGAGTTGCACATGGAAGAGCGATGTCACATTTAACAGACCATACACCTTTACCTTCATGATATTCCGCACTTGGTCTTGCTGCTGCATATTCAGTTAATCTTGCACGTTTAACTTCTTTTACTTCTTTTAATAAAGCTACATCAATTCCTTCAGGATCATAAATCCAACCAGTGGAATCAGAACAGGTTACAGGATTACCACCTAATTCTTGTGCTTTTTCAATAGCATAAATAGCTACGTTACCTGCACCAGATACTGCAATGGTTTTTCCTTTGATATCAATATCATTTGCTTTTAACATTGCATCAGTGAAGTATAATAATCCATATCCGGTAGCTTCAGTTCTTGCTAATGATCCACCATAAGATAAAGCTTTACCAGTTAATACTCCCTCAGATAATCCCCTAATCCTTTTGTATTGACCATATAAGAAACCAATTTCTCTACCACCAACACCAATATCTCCTGCTGGAACATCAGTATCTGCACCAATGTATTTGCATAATTCTGTCATGAAACTTTGACAAAATGCCATTATTTCTCTGTCAGATTTTCCTTTAGGATCAAAGTCAGAACCTCCTTTACCTCCACCGATTGCAAGGCCAGTTAAGGAGTTTTTGAAAATTTGTTCAAAACCTAAGAATTTAATAATACCTACATTTACGGAAGGGTGGAAACGTAATCCACCTTTGTAAGGTCCAATTGCACTGTTAAATTGTACACGGTATCCTGTGTTTACTTGTACTTGACCATTGTCATCAACCCATGGAACACGGAATTTTAATTGTCTTTCCGGATTAACTAACCTTTCAAGAAGTGCATTTTTCTTGTATTCTTCTTCATTTGCTTCAATAACAACCCTTAAAGATTCCAATACTTCTTTTACAGCTTGATGGAATTCTGGTTCAGAAGGGTTTTGTTTTATAGTTGATTCTATTACATCATCTACATAAGACATAATATTTTCCTCCGTTAATTAAAATATTAATTACAGAATTTTCTAGAAATTGATTAAATAATTCAAAAATCTATTTAAATAAATAATATTATTTTCTAAAAATTTCCAACATTTGTTCAGTACATATCATTAAATAACATTCAGATTTTGACCTGAAATAAGCCAAAATATTTAACAATATAATAATTAATATATCTGTTCTATTATTAAAAACTTTCACTTTTTTAAATAAAAATAAAAAAACATTCAACATAATTAATAAATAGTATGGACAAAAATACATATTTTCAAAAAAACAATAAGTATTTATATACTACTTTTTACATAATAATTTACAAAAACTATTAAAAATCATTTTCTAATATACAAAAAAATAAAACATATGAATGATTTTTAAAATTTCCAAATAACTATCTACATAAATAAACAAAAGTTAAAAATTAAATAAAAAAATTAAAAAAGAGAGAAATAAAATGACTGTATATAACCCAAATGAAGAAATAAAAATACCAAAATCGAAATATAATGAATTAAAAGAAAACTATTTAAAAAATCCAAAAACTATTTATTCCATTTATAATGCATTTAACAAAGAATATCCTATGGAGAAAAAAGTATTTATTAAAATAATCAATAAGATTAGACTAGAACAAGGAGTAACTACTCACAAACCACTTAAAAAAACAAAAAGAATGAATAATCCATTTAGCTACCACGACAAACATCCAGATAGCTATATTTACGCAGAGTATTCAAAATAAAAGGCAGATGTACCATGTTTATCCAACATGGTACCTTAAAATAGCTGCAACCCCACCAAATGCTCTTAAAAGTTGCATACCTTCTTCAGTTTCTGTAGAAATAAGTTCAACACTGGAATTCATTTCTTCAGCTTTTTCAACAAAATCTTCAATTAAAGTTT is a window of uncultured Methanobrevibacter sp. DNA encoding:
- the gdhA gene encoding NADP-specific glutamate dehydrogenase, translated to MSYVDDVIESTIKQNPSEPEFHQAVKEVLESLRVVIEANEEEYKKNALLERLVNPERQLKFRVPWVDDNGQVQVNTGYRVQFNSAIGPYKGGLRFHPSVNVGIIKFLGFEQIFKNSLTGLAIGGGKGGSDFDPKGKSDREIMAFCQSFMTELCKYIGADTDVPAGDIGVGGREIGFLYGQYKRIRGLSEGVLTGKALSYGGSLARTEATGYGLLYFTDAMLKANDIDIKGKTIAVSGAGNVAIYAIEKAQELGGNPVTCSDSTGWIYDPEGIDVALLKEVKEVKRARLTEYAAARPSAEYHEGKGVWSVKCDIALPCATQNELLLDDAKQLVANGVVAVAEGANMPTSIEATEYLQDNDVLFGPGKASNAGGVATSALEMAQNSQRLSWTFEEVDGKLKTIMENIFANVDEAAKSYGLEKNYVAGANIAGFEKVVDAMNAQGIV